Within the Gadus chalcogrammus isolate NIFS_2021 chromosome 20, NIFS_Gcha_1.0, whole genome shotgun sequence genome, the region TTCAATAGTGAGCAGAAATCCTGATCATGCATCATGTAGATCACACCTCTGAAACACAAAACAGGGACCACGATATTGTCACAAGCATTAAACAAGTAACAAACGTTATTTAGTCACTGGGACGATTGGAACATAACAATAACGATGCTAAAACGTTACCTCAAGAAATGCATCGTGCTAACTTGCTAAATGACGTCAATGAGCCATCAAAGTGATGTGGTAGACCCACCGAGTAGCTCAGATGATCAGGGAGTAAATCTGGTAAGTTTATAAAAGCGGAACATGTTCCGTTATGTTGATAAATGAGTAGAGGACCGCACATACCGTGGACATGGGGACTCATGTGGCTAACAACGTGATGCTACTGGCTGGTGCGGCTGGAAGTAAACCAGGAAATAACCGGCGTAAACAAAAGAGGTTCTCGTTTGCGATTGGGTACCGTGTCACTCTGAGCTTCAACGACCAACCGGAGAAGAGTGTACTGGACCCGCCTCTACGGAAGTAGTTGTTTAGAACCAATGGAATCTAAGGCTTATATTTGGAAGGCGGGATTATCGGGGGCTCTTCCGGGAGCTGGTGTTTCACTTTATACATCCATGATTGTCAAACATGGCATCTCTTGATCGAGTCAAAGTATTAGTGTTGGGTGACTCGGGTTAGTAGAATACTGCGTTTAATATTTTTAAGCTCTTTTAAGGTTTTGGCGATGATTGCGATGGCAAATACGCCTTAGTTTGACTATGTGTTTGAGATGTCGGGATAGTTGATGGGTGCAATGTCCAGTTTCTAGCAAGCATTAACATCAATACCATGTTGACAACATGTCATTCTCGTTCGTGCAATTTGTAATTGCCTTCTATCTCGTTGTTCGGCAGTTAACAAACGTATGTCTGTTGCAGGTTGTGGGAAATCTTCACTGGTTCATCTCCTATGTCAGAACCAGGTTTTAGGAAACCCGTCCTGGACTGTAGGCTGCTCCCTGGACGTTCGGGTAAGACTTGGCTAATGTCAGTGATACCAAAATACTGTAGATTACAAGCCTGACATCCCAAGACGAGTTTGCAAACGCGTATTGCCCGGAAACTCAGTTAATTGTCGATTTCCGAATGGCGTTATCAACGTAACCTAACAGATCCACGAACTGTGTGACACAGCTGTCTCGGTTGTTGATGAAAATGTATAATACATCTATATGCCTTACAATTGCCTTCTCACTGAGTACAAACAGTTATGCATACGTAGTGGAGACCTTTTCTATTCGTTTCCAGATTCATGACTACAAAGAGGGGACCCCAGAAGAGAAAACCTACTACATTGAGCTTTGGGATGTGGGAGGCTCGGTGGGCTGTGTTAGCAGTATCAAGAGCACCCGAGCAGTCTTCTACAATTCAGTTAATGGTAAAGGAAATGTCCGTTATTAATgtgttattaaaaatatatatcactgATCAAAATATAATTCATGCTAGTGACATTCGTCCTACTAAGGAGAATGATAATAAAAATCGGTATAATATCCAATTTCATGATTTCTTCCTAGCACTATATAAAGGCTTTAGTATGTTTTCCCTCAGGTATTATTTTAGTACACGACTTGACCAACAAGAAATCCTCCCAGAACCTCTACCGATGGTCACTGGAGGCCCTTAACAAGGACTCCTCACCCACAGGGGTCATCGTCTCTAACGGGTAACACAAATTAAACCGAAGATAAAGTACCAGTGCATAGCTGGGCTTAGGTTCAGGGCAACAGTACAGTAGTTAAAACAGCAGATACTTGTCTTTGATTCCTGTGCACTCCCACCAACATCAGCAGTGATTATGACCGCGAGCAGTTTGCTGAGAACCCAGTGCCTCTGCTGCTGATCGGCACCAAGTTTGACCAGATCCCGGAGAACAAGCGCAGCGACGTCTTGAACCGGACCGCCTTCTTGTCTGAGGACTTCAACGCAGAAGAGATCAACCTGGTAGGTCCCCGCTCATGACCTGAAACAAGAGGGGTGCTACAGCTGTTTGTTCACTTCATTGTCTTCTGTTCATCACTTTTTGGTGATTCCGAGTGTGAGTACACCCATACGTCATTGCTTTGAGTTTTGAGTCATGTTTTTAACTTACAACTTGATAATGGGTAGATGAGAGTCCTAAAGTGGGACTGGAACAGAGGTTTTTCTGGATTTTACAGCAATGATTGTTGGGTAGAAAGGGAACATTGACACATTGACTCAGCTCCAAAAGGTCACTTGGATTGGAACATAAAGTACAAATGGAAAAGTAAGTAATTACATTTAGGGTTAAGGTTTATAACATGCATAGAAATACAATTTTCTGGGGGATTGTGACTTACTAGTTCCATTGTAGTTTGTAGTTCACCCTAAAGTGAGATCTTCTCCTCTCTCAGGACTGCACCAACCCGCGGTACCTTGCTGCTGGCACGTCCAACGCTGTCAAGCTAAGCCGGTTCTTCGACAAGGTGAGAGTTCCTCCCTTATTCATCCTGCTACTGAAAAATTAAGGTTGTCGCATTAAAATCAGGTAATTGTTAATAAATGCTAAATCTTTGATCAAACCCATATTTTTATCATTACGTTTGTACACTACTGTGACCAGCTCTATGGCTTTCATAAGATGGACCAATACTGTTTACTTTACTTTCACATTCATTCTACATTGTGTCAAATGTTGTAGACTGTGGCTCAACACTAAGTTAATGACTATTAACTTACTCTTTACCAGGTGGTTGAGAAGAGATACTTTACAAGAGACCCGAGTCAGGTACGTTTGGTTAATGCCCTCAACTTCCTTCTGCACAACATATCCAATAAAATCATGCATTATGGACTAATCTTTTTATgatctctttgttttttttggcagaTGGCAGGTTTTACAGACCGGAAACGTTTTAACTTTAAAAGCCTGCACTATGACTGACGTGGCACTTCTACAGCCTCCCGGCAGACTGTTCAGGGGGTTTTCGTCTAGCGGTGAAAGTTGAAAGGTTTAGCTTGGTCCACCAGAACACATGAATGTGCAACCACAAACTGGTGTCCAAACTCCATTGCTTGTAAATATATAACTGAAACTATCACAATGGTGTATAGAGGCAATCATTATTTCCAGTGGTTCATAGTTGGTAAAATGAATAGCAAGTTAATGACTgatgttttcaataaagattGTCTAATTTGATTGTGTTTATATCACCAATGTATGATGACTCAAAGGTGTTTCCACACAGAGGTCACCAACACAAGGCCTCAGAGACCCCATGAGGTAGCCAGGTCATAGTAGTCACAGTATATTGTTACCAATGTAGACCAATCAGCAGTGGTCGTTTGAGGCTGTCCAGTTATACTGTACTGCTATTTCTAACCTAGGGTACCTAGTGTAAAGGAGCAGTTACTCATGAAAACGTGGACACTTGGGGTCGTCAAATCGACAGTAAAAGTGGTAAAATGAAAAGCAAGTCAATGAACAATTGAATTTACACACTAGCAATaattacagaaaaaaaaaatgcagggaTACTGTTCAAAAGGTTAAGGTGGATGACCTAGACCCTTTTTTCATCACCCTCTTAATCCACTGCATAAAGGATGGGATCTTCATGAAGACTTGTAGATACACATGGGCTGTGTCACATTTAACCTCGAAATGAATTGATACTTTTTGCATTAAAGATGAATGTTTCTCATGTGGCGTAAATTGTGCATTATCCTCGACTATACAGTCCATGTGATGATGTGAGGTCAAATGTGTCAAATAAACTTATGACTATCATAATGACACATCTGAAGGTCTGTTCACGCACTAATTAAACTTCAAAGCCCCGACACCATGACGCTGAGTGGGGTCTGTGAGAAGTTTATTCTGAATGGTGGATATTTTGGCGCGCAGACGTTGGCGCGTCAAAAGGTGCAGAAGCAGATAAACGCGCATTCAAGACAATTACAGTGTCGAACCAGTGCTGAGCTCCATGGTGCTGAAAGACCGAAAGTTACAGTTATTTACTTAAAGCAACAGTTGGCCAACGGCAGCTTGACATAGCAGTCGCCCACGGATAAACAAACAAGGCTGAAACGACCAAACCGGCCTTTGATCAATAGCGATATTCAAgcaaataataattgtatgtcTGAGTTAATATCATGAACGCACACAATATGATAATGCACCATACCTGTACCCGAGTATTCTCGCTTGAACCCGGCTTCCACTGAAACTCTCCGCTGATTAGGGTCAGCTGATTGACTCCTTGCTGGCCAATACGGAAACGATAACAATTAACGTGATACTGTGAGATACTGTACGGTTACTCATTTTGAAATATTATAATGTCAACACGTTTGAAACACTTAACGCGCTCCAGAACTGAGCTTGGCGAAATAATGTCGCGTTTTAACTGCATCGTTGAACACACGATGGCGTCCTCGCTGAagacaaatgtttttattttcccgCCCTGGCTTCGTCCACAATAGTTATTGCAACTTTGGTGCACCACAATGCTTGACCTTTGATGCAGCCCATGGGTGCAAATAGGGTCTGTGCTGTACTATACAttgtataaaatacaaatatttttttcaattcgATATGCCAGTTTCAACTGTGGAATGAAGGGATTGTGATAATAATGTGAGCAACCTACAATTCATATGGATTTGGATTCTGCATTTAATTGGTAACTATATTACAATCGTCGTTTTAGTTTTAACAAAACATAGGACATATgtcttcatatttttttttcttttgtttgattgtctgtactgtctgtatgtattcctttcttatttgtaaagcgtctttgagtaggctacttagaaaagcgctataaaaaactgatcaattattatttttattattagatTATAAAGTCACCATAACCGAATCCTTACATTAGAAGTAATGGCCACAACAATACAACGGCCCACATTGACTCAGCTTTGTAATACTGCTGTGTTGCAATCCAGTCCCTTATTGTAACTCCCTCTAATAGCACTCTGTTGGCAGTAGCAGCTGTGAATACCCCTtggtgttgtgttgattgaGTAAATTCATTGTTCCTCTCTTGACTTGGTCTGGGCTTTTCTTTACTTGTATTTCTTTCAGGGCTTTTCTTTACTTGTATTTCTTTCAgtgcgtggttgtgtttgttgctCTTTAGATCGCTCCTCATGCAGACAGGTTGGATGTCGGTTGGAGCACACGTCGCAAACACTTATCACACTTATTATGTAATATTAACATTATGCTAACTATCTGATTACATTCATGCACTGTGGCACTGCACTGCCCTCGACTTGTACAGTACAAGTTAAGTCAATCAAATGTGTCAAGAGAATTATCACTCTTGACACATTTGTAGGGTTATTAAAGTCCTATGATGCCCTTCATAAACAAGGTCTCACAGAGCCCACGAAGTAGCCAGGTCATATGTGTTAGGGAAAGGAATGTTTGCCCATCCCTTAGTAGGAATACAATTCAGACCAGCAATTGATTCCAGACAAAAAGAAGACTGTGATTAGTCAacttttcaattatttttcCCGCCATGTAGTTCATTTCCATATCAAAAACGATTTGTTCTTGAGTAATCTTAATATACCATAGCCATATGATGCGGTTGAGGTATTGTCGGTACAATGGACGTGTTGTGGAACAGTTACTCGCTTCCGAAAGCGCAAATAACAAATCTAATTATTCAAAAACATTGACAAAATTGCTGCAAAGCATGTGTCCTGTGATAATTTAATAACTTCAGACCAACACGTAACATTTTGGAAGTCGATTTTAtaaaaatgttattataaaaTCGAGAATATTTATAGGTACTCACATAAAATGTGAGTATAACGCTTACATCCGTTACCAAAATAATTTCTCTGTCACTTTATTCTGCCAAATTCGCCGGAATGTGCCTGCCAAGAACTAGTTTTGCATTTCTAGCAGGCGCTTTCCCacaaaaatgttcagcagaatCTGTACATACTGtaaaaaagtaatttacaaTAAGGATACAATAATTTACCATTAATTTACCAATTAgggggctaaccctaaccttattaAATTATGTGTAAATTAGTAATCGATTAGTTAACTGTAAATAATTTTTCAGTACATTTTTAGTTAATGCTTATAACTGCATTTACtgatgtaattaattattaaatatgACATATTACAATACAGTTTGATCGGCAGCTGTGACCAGAACTTACTAAGTCTAACCCCTTTGTTCAGTTCACTCCAGGCCATATGGGAATTATACTTACAATGATATGTAAATATTAAAGTAGGGAAAAAGTTGTTACAAACATTCTTTATACACTCAGGTAGACGGTTATgatggtttgatcacccagaTCTGTATTGTCCTTTAAAAGTACATCTTGTTTATCTAATACTGTCTCTCACAAAGgagacaatatatatatatatatatatatatatatatatatatatatatatatatatatatatatatatataaaacaagatatatatatcttgttttttttaaacgatttatgatgactatatgctctgtaaggtgaccttgggtgtcttgaaaggcgcctctgaattaaatgtattattattattattagagatCTACaacaccttcttcttctttgccACTCGCACGCAACACTTGCGGCCGCAGAAACAGCAACATTTGAGCCCGAGGAAGGCGATAGTCAAGACAATAGCAGCCAGTAAGCAGAGAGTGTCCAGGCTATGATACTGAATCCAGTTGAGGTTGTGGGCTGCGGGCCGAAGGTGATCGGCGCCCTGGTGTCTTACGACGAACTCGGTCCAGAACACGGCCAGGTCCAGGGGCTTTACAGCATGGTCCTGATGCACTGACATGAGATTCACCATCTTCTCTTTGTAGCTagaggaggggggttgggggagaggggacgGTTGAAAGGCAGTTGAATCCTTCAAATAGTGAAACCAAAATAAAACTTGTTTTGCTAAAAGGGAAATAGTTCCAAAACTAAAAGGGGCTGAGTCACGTCTTGTTCTTGTTTCGTTACGGAGATATTCGTAACGGAGGGCATGAAGCTTTCCGAAGGGTATTTCTACTGTGGGCTTTACGGACCCTTTATCTGAGTGCGTCAGTGATGGTACATCTACTTCGGTCCCCTTTCAATTCGCTTCTAATTAAACAAATCTATACAGTCAAGAAGGAAGGTGCctctataaaatatatttttgtatatattATCTCCCTGATGACAGATGAGACTAAATACTATAAATTGTACTTTTCTTTATTCTACGTCTGCTGGAACAGAGTTTAGGGAAAGGTTGTCCCCGTATTACTTGTGAAGACCTTTTTTTCAGTAGGgccgagatcgtttattggcctgtggcatgtgccaccgcgaccactgacataccatggcatatgccgttctgaaacggtaactgacGTTCTGAAACAGTAACtgccgttcaggtggaacggaatatgccgttctggaacggcaTATTCCGTCTACGTTTTTTTGAAGGACTAGCACCCTTTTCTTTTGCAAGGTTTGGGAAGCCTTTTTGAACTAACTACATATTGTAATTTTTGATTCACAGACTCTATCCCTTCTATGCACTTCATAGATTGCGTGCCATGTTCagcttattcattcattcattttttgttttataatacatattatgaTACATATTTGTAGAAATGTATCAAGAAAATTGATGTTAACTATTTATGATTGCAAGCAAGGAAATGGGCTGAGTTGGGCAGCAGGATtatgtttgttctgttttagtttcttatattttcaaatgtaaaataCTAATACAAAATACCGTTGCACTACAATCTGATTTGGAGGAAAGGTTTGACCCATCCTTTCCTTATAAACTCTTTTTTTGGAGTTCATCTATTtatgatacccccccccccttatcttTTCTATGTTTCTTACCTCTTACTATCAGAAAACAGGAAGGATTTAATAGTCTCCCGTACCTTGTATCATTGACGACTTTGTTAATGGCCTCCAGCACTTTTTCTGTGGTAACGTCAAACACGTCGATCACGACTGCCACTCCACGGGCCACCATGTAATCAACGTTGTCCGGCTGGTCCCCAAACAATGGCATCATCACCATGGGAACGCCGTGGCAGATGCCCTCATAGATGCCATGTGAGCCTCCATGAGTGAGGAAGAGTTTAGCCTTGGGATGAGCTGCGTGGaacaggagagggggaagagggcaGTCAGGTAACAACGCTATGAAGCCCACTTCAAAGACCAAAGAGGGGCAGCTTCAATTGGTTTATTTAAACAAAACCGTAGTTGCAAGATTATAAAATACCtgtatttaaaaatatgttGTCTCCCTGAAAAGAGCCAAGGCTATTGTGCTTATGGACGTATTTTGggtatatcttttttttctttctttttttacttacTGCTAATGTCAACATACCGACATTTATAACAGCTCAGACTTATCTATTTCACCTACTATCCTGCACTTTAAAGCAAATCTATACACCTATATCAGTAAGTATtgcaaatataataataataatacgatttctaaatattcaaatgaaatatgtATGTACCTAGGAGATCATTTTGAGGTAGCCACTTCATTATTTTTACATTCTCTGGCACGTCTTCTGGTAAAATACCAGTATGCCTCCAAACCACCTAAAACATAAAGCAACACCAGTTCATCATTAAACCCACCAATCCCTCACCGATTCTCAGATGCAACACATGTTGATTGAGAAAAACAAAGGTAGATTTGTTGACCCCACACTatcaaacatacaaaaacaaaaagctgGTGCAGATACAAACAAAGTGCTTTAATTTGGGAGTGTACATTTTAGTATCAtggttagttttttttttaggaaAAAGGATCTCTGAGGTAATCTGTGGGCCTTCACTTTAACAGAAAACCAAGGGGGGGAGTTCATAGCACAGCTGTTCTCAGCTCCTTATCTTACCCGTTGAGGAATTTTCTTGAAGGCATCTAAGAATGCTATTGTCATATCTGCAGGCATTTTGTCCACCATGGAGCCTAGCGTGAAAACAATGAAACCGTCATCACCGGATCCATCTACAAACTCCTCCAAGTgctgtgagaaaaaaataagagtATGGTTAAGGAAGGACACGCATATTCTCAATTAATAAACATACTTTTAGTCGCGCGATATGATGTTGCCATGTTGGGGTTGTTCCTCTAACATCGTAACTAATGTTGTTCCAGAACCATCATTCCAACTAACTGACCAATTATGTTATTGTGATGTAATAACTTTGCGACCTGGGGAAAAGACCAGAAAACAACTCAGGTGCTCTCTTGTCCAACGCAAAACAGATGTAAGCTATAAAAATAATTCACTTTTAGGAATAGAAATAGATTTACTTTCTAATGGTCAAATGTGTTCCCCTatacattacacacatacacccatacaATCAAAGACTTATACTTTGATAAATAATTGAAGGTTTCTACAAGTTTTAGTTACAACATTCATGTCTTGTTAACAAAAGCGTTATCAAATTTGTCTCTTCACAAGGCTTATCTTCAAGCAGTTATAGTACAAAGATGGAAATAACAAGGGACTAGTAAACATTAATTGTTATATTAGGACACATCAGCTATTATACCCAAAGTGCAGAGGTTAAGGCCTACAACCATTGTTTTCAGTGCAGGAAGAATGCTTATCCAAACAAACAATGTCCAAAGTCCCCAGCTAGAGGGGTGGGCCTCCTTGCCTCAGATTTCACTCTGGAACGTTCCGCCATGATGATGTCCAGTTAGTCAGTGTTATCGCGCAAACTCCATCAGCAAATAAAAGCTCTCGTGTTTTTTTCCTGCTCCACACTAAATACTTGTACATGTTGTGTAGTAGGTTATTATGCAACCATAGGCTTAATAGCACAGCCTGTTCTAAGAAAAAGGTTGATGAAAGTTAAACTTTAAACTAGGCTACTGTATGGATTTTCAGTTTAGGATATTAGGTACCGTTAACTCAACCTCCGAACGGTTGAGTACATAGAGGCCTAATTGGTCAAAGTCCAATATAAATACCCATGGTGAAAAGTAGGCCTACGTGCTGCATTGCATAACGCTACACAAAGTGGAACTCAATGATAATATGTAGACCTATGTTTAAATCCGCATGCGTGTGCAAACTGGAGCAAAGCGTGTAGTTTTACACTGTGTCCATGCATATTCCATATATATCTAGGCCTATATAGAAACACCGCAACCGTGTATTCTTCAGTTAAGTGGTGATTTAATAAAGTAGCCTATTCATTTATAGTAGAAATAAACCAAATATACTTATATTTATTGCTTAATATATTTCACTCACCGCTGACAGAGGAGATGGCTTCGCGCAGTTGATGCCTCCAATAAGAACCATGTTGGGCATCATGGGTTTTGGAAAGAGGAAAGCAAAGTCATATCGGAGCAGCCAGATGGCACCGTGGCGGACGAGGTCCTTATAGCTGATGTCCTTTTCCAAATACCTGCTGGCCAGCTCATCAAAGCTGGCATACATGATGCGGCAGCTCACAGACTCAATCCCATACATGACCATGTTTTTAACCCTCTGAGGAAAGGTCATGGTGTCCGAGTGACCGGAGTAGAAGCGCGGGACGTAGGAAGGAGGCGAGGGACACTGCGTGCCAATCTCGTCCAAACCACACGGGAGTCCACGCAGAAAATACACGACTGGGACGGAAAGTGTCTCGGCTAGGATAGAGCCGCAAGGCAGGAACGGGTCCGTGAGCACGACGTCGAATCCCTCCAGGCGCAGACGGCCCATCACCACCTGGTTGTACAGCAGATTCTCGCACCCCTTCACGTGGATGGAGGTGTAGTCGATCAATCTCTGCGCATTGACAAACGCTTCGGTGATCTTGGGCAGCTTGATGAAGACGTTCTCTTGGAGTTGTTTTAAAACATTTCCCAATTCCTCCTTCATGTaggaaaccgggtagatctcaTTCCTGCAGCCGACCAATCCCTTGCCCATCGCGGTGGTCTCGGGCTCCAGGACAACCACGTCGTGGCCCCGGACGATAAGCTCCTTCACCAGGAGTTTCATGCTGAGCCAGTGGCTCCCAGCCACGGGCACCACCAGTACTTTCGCCCCAAGGGTTGCTCCCAGTGTAGAGAAACACAGCCATGCTAGAAACCCCAGCTTTGCACTCCTTACCCCGCCGGCCATGCCTCCTCTCTGTAAGGGGACACTCTAACTGCTTCCAACATCTGCTGGTGGGTGTTGTTTatatacaataaaaaagaaTGTAGAGGAAAATTGGGAGGAGCCAGAAAGGAAGCGACCAGGTTGTTGAAGGTTTTGACCGTGTTTCTACTTGTTTGGCCAAATCTGGaggctcatcaacaaataaaagTTGCTCGCAGTGTCATTTAGAGGGACAAAGAATTATGTAATCGTATTTGAGTATCCTCGTACCTTCAAACCTCATGGCTCTACcctgtggaaaaaaataaataatcactaTTAGGAAATTATATTTTGAaatcagaatatatatatatatatatatacatatataatatatataagatTCGTTTTTTGATATTGTGATGAAAATGGCAACTGCATACTGTAGGCTATTATCTCTGTATTGAAAAGCTATATTAATAATTAAAGTTAAGTATTTCCTTCATTCGAAGAGTAGGCGTATATCTATACAATAATTGATAgatgatttatttatatacattttttatcattattatatcgGGTGCCGTTTGTAAACTTTTGCTGCTCAAAAACGTCACTTGTTCCATGTTAAGCTCGAGCTTTGTTTCAGGATTTGGATTTAGCAGTTCGATTAAGCATTTAGATTTAGGTTTTTCGATTTATTTATAATGATTTCGATTTTTATACGATTTGGCATTTCGATTTAAGATTTTGATTTCTTTAGCCTAAGATTTCAATTTAGATAAACAATTTAGATTGAGGGGCCGATTGAGATTTaagatttaaaatataattcttATATGATAGCATGTGAGAAAGTGACGTAAAAATGGCATTGCATTTTGGAGGGAAGTAATTCTGCCTTACGCCTGTCGagttctttttaaaaaaaaatcaaagttCACAGCTGTTTTTTCGTACAAGGATAGTTCATTCAGCTGGAGTTTTCAGAAGTTTGGCAAGTTGATAACCTTCCAATACAGAacatgaaaagaaaaagagaagacaAACATACAGTGTTAGCATTAGCCTTCTGCCTTAATGATCAACAATTTCACGCAAGATTAATATATACTTTTCTTAAACTCTGACCTCTGTCAAAACAATGTCTTTGGTGTtcaaattaaaacaataaaaaaaaaaggtgttggACTGTATCAAAGAAAGCCATTTAATGCTAATCCCAACCCCCCCAAAATGCTTCCTGATAAATACCTCAATAACAATGAGACAGAGGTCTGGCAGATGGGAACAGGATGAGTTTGTTTGATCAACACCTCAGGTTCACT harbors:
- the rabl3 gene encoding rab-like protein 3 isoform X2, which translates into the protein MASLDRVKVLVLGDSGCGKSSLVHLLCQNQVLGNPSWTVGCSLDVRIHDYKEGTPEEKTYYIELWDVGGSVGCVSSIKSTRAVFYNSVNVCFPSGIILVHDLTNKKSSQNLYRWSLEALNKDSSPTGVIVSNGDYDREQFAENPVPLLLIGTKFDQIPENKRSDVLNRTAFLSEDFNAEEINLDCTNPRYLAAGTSNAVKLSRFFDKVVEKRYFTRDPSQMAGFTDRKRFNFKSLHYD
- the rabl3 gene encoding rab-like protein 3 isoform X1, with the protein product MASLDRVKVLVLGDSGCGKSSLVHLLCQNQVLGNPSWTVGCSLDVRIHDYKEGTPEEKTYYIELWDVGGSVGCVSSIKSTRAVFYNSVNVCFPSGIILVHDLTNKKSSQNLYRWSLEALNKDSSPTGVIVSNGSDYDREQFAENPVPLLLIGTKFDQIPENKRSDVLNRTAFLSEDFNAEEINLDCTNPRYLAAGTSNAVKLSRFFDKVVEKRYFTRDPSQMAGFTDRKRFNFKSLHYD
- the rabl3 gene encoding rab-like protein 3 isoform X3, whose product is MASLDRVKVLVLGDSGCGKSSLVHLLCQNQVLGNPSWTVGCSLDVRIHDYKEGTPEEKTYYIELWDVGGSVGCVSSIKSTRAVFYNSVNGIILVHDLTNKKSSQNLYRWSLEALNKDSSPTGVIVSNGSDYDREQFAENPVPLLLIGTKFDQIPENKRSDVLNRTAFLSEDFNAEEINLDCTNPRYLAAGTSNAVKLSRFFDKVVEKRYFTRDPSQMAGFTDRKRFNFKSLHYD
- the rabl3 gene encoding rab-like protein 3 isoform X4 yields the protein MASLDRVKVLVLGDSGCGKSSLVHLLCQNQVLGNPSWTVGCSLDVRIHDYKEGTPEEKTYYIELWDVGGSVGCVSSIKSTRAVFYNSVNGIILVHDLTNKKSSQNLYRWSLEALNKDSSPTGVIVSNGDYDREQFAENPVPLLLIGTKFDQIPENKRSDVLNRTAFLSEDFNAEEINLDCTNPRYLAAGTSNAVKLSRFFDKVVEKRYFTRDPSQMAGFTDRKRFNFKSLHYD
- the LOC130373179 gene encoding UDP-glucuronosyltransferase-like, which codes for MAGGVRSAKLGFLAWLCFSTLGATLGAKVLVVPVAGSHWLSMKLLVKELIVRGHDVVVLEPETTAMGKGLVGCRNEIYPVSYMKEELGNVLKQLQENVFIKLPKITEAFVNAQRLIDYTSIHVKGCENLLYNQVVMGRLRLEGFDVVLTDPFLPCGSILAETLSVPVVYFLRGLPCGLDEIGTQCPSPPSYVPRFYSGHSDTMTFPQRVKNMVMYGIESVSCRIMYASFDELASRYLEKDISYKDLVRHGAIWLLRYDFAFLFPKPMMPNMVLIGGINCAKPSPLSAHLEEFVDGSGDDGFIVFTLGSMVDKMPADMTIAFLDAFKKIPQRVVWRHTGILPEDVPENVKIMKWLPQNDLLAHPKAKLFLTHGGSHGIYEGICHGVPMVMMPLFGDQPDNVDYMVARGVAVVIDVFDVTTEKVLEAINKVVNDTSYKEKMVNLMSVHQDHAVKPLDLAVFWTEFVVRHQGADHLRPAAHNLNWIQYHSLDTLCLLAAIVLTIAFLGLKCCCFCGRKCCVRVAKKKKVL